The Diorhabda sublineata isolate icDioSubl1.1 chromosome 9, icDioSubl1.1, whole genome shotgun sequence nucleotide sequence aatgtaacttcttcatttcaaattaataatgctcacagttctacttttaatattactattacaaaataataattggtaagttttgtcgaattttttaagtctacggacgcagtaaaatttttgtatgaaactcgtgagtaaagtaactttttttcacttgtaGGAATTGCCGCCAAACCGTCCTACTCGTAAAAAAAGTACtgctttactcacttgttgcataaataacaaTGTTCAAATGATTACAAGCTAACaaatttgttttgtatattttttcttacaGAAGTTTCTCTAATCCATGATATGATggaaaagatttttatttgattttgtctCATCGTATCCATGACTTTCATTTTGGTTTGATTAGAATCGAAATTCATTTATGACAAAAGCTCTTgagtaaatatgaaatatataaaattttagtagtaaatcaataaaaaaaataaaacaaaataaaaataaaatagttataaaacgtTTATTTCCAACTTATTTCTGAATCTTAACAAAGAAATCACTTTTTCTGGAAACCATCCCTGTTTCACGATGTAATTCTTCAGTCCTTTCTCTCAATCTTAAAATTTGTCAGTTCACACTATTAAAGAAAATACCACTAACCCagaaaatgcgaaaaaaataaCCGCGTGTCGTATTATTAAATTCTCAAACTATGAATGAAATAGTTAAGTACAAATGGAATTAAATATATGCCTGTTTGAGGATTGATGGACAAGGAGatagtataatatatataatgcGACTATATAAACACTTCCACAAATTTCACAATAGATACATTAGAAAATCACAAAATTCTACtcaatttgaatttcattatagTTTTCTagactatatttattttaaaaccagTAACAATCTGAGTAtggataaattattttgtacagTGTGTGTGTCGCGCTTAAGATGAAGACACCACATTTTCAAGAATTGAAATCTTAGTTTTTTCACAGTAATACTAAgctgaaattaaaaatttatagctGGTCCACTATAACTTCACAAATAAGTCGATTCTCGATATTTgccacaaaaaaaaatattttgacacaaTTTTTAATGTCACTTATATGAATTCGTTTGCGCTTTAATTAGTAAATTGGATGTTTCCTCATTAGAATGCCATTGAATGTAAGGGAAGAAGAAAATTTCTGTAGATTTCGTCCAAGGTGTTGTCTTTACCCATTGCCAAATGAAATGAAATCGAATAATTTGTCTCttttctttgatatttgatTACGGTATGCAATTCGTAATTTATGattcaatattattcaatataattttcatttggttgttcaattacactgtatgacacgcgtttcgataaccaagttatctgaCTGACTTAGacaatttaccttcagtctatgaagatgataacttggttatcgaaacgcgcgtcatacagtgtaagTGTAAGTGACAAACCTTCTGATTTTCCGATGCCGAGATTCGTGTCAGAATAAGACAAGTAtgataagaaattaatatacagggtgtttaaaaaaattgaaaatacttagggtttgctcagtaaaaaattttcgttacgccatccgtattcaaaataaacggcgttatatacattttttacgattttgccgcaactactggcaacattgtattgaaatttcatacgaatataTTTTTACGTCTGACTCATAGTTAGTACACGATTCGTACTAAGtagtattgaattttataatagtattcaagtttacaccaaaaaggtactcttgataaaactggatactgtatattatatatactaATATAAATACTAACAGGAAAATCATGGTCCaagcatgttttttttttattttggctaTATTAATGCATAGTTCTATTTATCAAAACACATAATCTATAACCTGTTATTTAAGGAGACAAGCTGAATCAATATTTAGAATCATaatcatttcataaattcgGTCTAAAAGCCACTAAAAACAGTCCTCTGTTATGTCCTAATTCTGGATCGAGTATGATTCGGTTCGGTTTTTATTAgttgtatttaaaaatgtgaaatatatgctttgtatatttttttttaaatttttgatgacattattgaattataaatctcacaattcttattatattatattaacaaaaatcctTAAAAATAATCCCATGTaaagaacaatattttttttgataactcttCAATAACTTCAAAGCAATTATTAGACTTGATTTGTAAATTCGTAGTAGTCGGtagcaatttcaaatttttagttaattccAGTAAGAAATGAGACCCTCTGTAAAAGGTCAAAGTTGAAACCGTCcataataacgaaaatataaagTTATCTTCATCTTAAAtggaacacactgtatataataaaTCGGGATATATTTAATTGATGATAAGTTgcatatttttagatattttgaagTGATCAATGATAAATTAGAGAGAAAACCTAAAACCGAAAACGTTAAAACACAGAAATCAGATTGGAAATTCAGATTCAGATATATAAAAACCATATACATTAgtcaacaaaattatttatagtgaACAGTTATAACGCAAAGATTCATATGATAAacgtgaaataaaaattattgacctCTTTTTGCATAGCACTGTTTGTTCAGCTGTGACATTAGAATTACCGTTTaaagtagaaaatttgaaaataacaaacaatcAAATGATCGGTTTCGTTAGTGAAAGaaccaaaaccaaaaatattacGGTAGACAGAATAGACCGGGATCCCTCGCCCTTTTTCGTAAGTGATTACTAACAAGCTAATTTTTCGTCAGTAGCTTCATTTTGACGAGACGCCCAACATTAGCTAGTACAAAAATTTCGTAAGTGGTAGCTAACAGGGGTAATGAGaacataatttgttgatttagtggttatcaaaaattcattactaactggttttttaatttataattcttataataataatctaaagtagccgaaaaaatatttgtcctaCAAAATGCTAGGTTTGATCAACGAGGTCCCATTTTTGCAACATGTACTATTTACGAggtcatgaaaaattattactaaccagctgattttttttttgttggttagttaataattatataatttaacgcCCACATTGTCCTACAAATTGCATGGTATATTTTGCTGATCCTCCAATGGAATTTGAAattcataacaataaaaatctATTCATTCTGTACATTTTTCTATTGGAGTTTAGTTATATTAGTACGCATGCGCGCGATGCTGCGTACTGTGTTTAGTTACTCCATGCTGAAGCCGACTATAACCGTGCTGTTCTTTTCTGTTGACCACGTGTTGGACGCTCTGAAAtaacttacattttttttttaattgctcaGCAAAAATGGAGTGTTTTTTATGCAGTGTATTGTGTGATAACCCTCGCTTTAGAGAGAAACGCGAAGAGATCAAGAAATTTTCTCAAGAAATTTTGCTTTCTTGTCGAACTTTTTTGTCTGCTCGAAAGCatcataaacataaatatagTAATGTCGTATTACCGGAAAATTGGAATGACGACATAATCGGGTATCATTCCTCTTGTTATAAGGAATTCAGAGTGAAATCTCAATATTTGTGTTATCAACGGTAAGtcgattgaatattttttaattttattttcaaaataaggtaAAGCACGCAGCCGTTGCTCAGGAATTTGTATATCTATATATATGATATTTAACAAATCAATGaggtgaaatttcgaaaaaaaagttttcaaactcACAGACTTTTTTTAAAGGAAgctaaattgttgaaatttttttatttttgtagttcTCTCTGAATAACTCCGAAACCgtgaatgataaaaattttgtatggtAACATATGAAAACTAAACAGTTGggactaaaataattttttttttttgtttattgaacgACGATCTCCTTCCGAGTTACAATCTGTTGAAAATTATCCAAACATTTATGACCTTTTTTTCAATCCCGTAATTTTTGTGTCTAATGTATATacttaatttgaattattcttttatttatttgttttatacagAACTGAGCCAGCTGTAACATCGTCTGCAGCTGAATGTACTGAAGTTACAGACGCTTCGACTTCTTTAACGTCTGCTCCAATCGTAGAACCACACTTAATGCCATGCTCCTCTCGGTTAGTTcgttgaatattctttttttacgTTATTGTTCAttcttataatatatatataatataatttcaagtCGCCACCCTGACAAAGctccaaaaaaaatgttttcggttattgattttttcgttACTAATATAATAGCTTCACATGTTATTATTTACAGAGATATCGAACAGaatgaagaaacagaaaacattGCACATTCGCTGGATACTGTTGAAGAGAGCTATGCACATGATGAGATAGATGTTGAGAGTTTTGAAAATGATGGATCAGCCAAATCATGctttttttgcatgaaaattaaCATCAAACGTAAAGGGCGGCAAATATACTGccgtaatattaaaaataaaataccttttctacaaaaaattaaaagctaTGCTACAGAATTGAATGACATTGAGATGttgcaaaaaattgaagaaaagttaATCCACCCTCTACCGATGATTGGTCTAAAAAGCGAGACAGCCATAAAATTGCTAAACAACGATTAAttctatatattgaaaaagaaattattgcaAATCGTCGAGTGTTGTCACTAATTCACCTCCAAGATTGCTACACGGAATTTCTAAAAGAGACATATGAAAATACAGATTTAGAGGCTTCCATTTTCAGCACTCATGTTCTCAAGGACTTCATTCTGAAAACATTACAGAATAAAATTAcagtaattaaaatttcaaataagcaATTTTGTATATCCTCTGAAGTTGATATAGAAGCTATTGATGACGAAGAAATCCAAGACATCATATTTGAACAAGAAGCTCAAGATTTCGCTTTAAAATATcgcaaaaatataatgaaaataaaaaaaaaacctttaacAGATTTCATAGATAGTGAAGTCTTGAATAAAGGAGAGTGCGATATTCCCAAgtggttaaatattttttggactACTGCCTTGAGCGGCGTTGGCAAAGAAAGCTGCGATCGAGTTAGAAGATTATCTTCATGTTATTCACAGGATTCTATCTACAGCATTACAAGAGGATACATCAAaccgaaaaaacatattttattggGTATGACTGTAAAGAGCCTTACTGGAAGCAAAAAAGTAGTAGAGATATTAAATAGGCAAGGCTACTGCATCACCTATCCCAGTATACTGGAATTAGAAACGTCTGCTGCATACTCTTGTACTTCTAATAATCAGTTATGTCCTACCAGCATTTTACGCACTTCTATATTGTCATGTGGAGTAGCGTGGGATAATTACGATAGATTTGTGGAAACAAGCTCTGGTAAAAATACCCTGCATGATACAGTGGgtattctttatcaaaatatcccAACAGAAGAAGAGTTGAACATCATCGAAAGGAACAATGCATCTACAGTGTTCGAACAGAATTTATCAATTAATGTTCGTGATTTCTCTGGTCGTAGAAAACGTTCATTTGAGGACGACTCATTTGAACATTTACAGCCTACGAAGCAACGTCGTCCAGAATTTTGGCATAGTAGTTCATCGTTACCCGAAGATATACAAAATTCAGAtaaatttcaacataaataCTTTGCGTGGGTACTTTCCCATAAGTTACAAATTTCAGACACGCCAATGTGGATAGGATATAATgccaaaatttttgaagatactAGTAAAATTCAAAAGGTGGAGTATCTCACGCAAATTAATGATTCACCCACGGATCCATCAGTTGTGAAAGAGACGATGCGAAGAAGTTTGCAAATCGCTTCGGAATGCCAGAAAAATTTCTTCAGTGTTACTTACGATTTAGCCATGGCTAAGATTGCTTTACGGATACAGAGTGCCGAGGAcgaatttcaaaaacttttcattaattttggatcTTTCCATATAATGTTATCATTCATGAAAGCAATCGGGAAATTTATAAGTGGATCTGGTTTAACAAATATTCTTATAGATAGCGAAATTTTAGCCAGTGGTTCTATCAATTCGTTTTTAAGTGGAAAACATTTTAATCGGTGTAGAAAGATTCATCCTCTACTCTCCCTTGCTTTGCAGATTTTGCATTTGGAGGGGTTTTTACAGCAACATGATGAGAACCTGGAAAATATCCAAGagtatttacaaatatttaataaagaaaaaaatgaggaCCCACAAATAACCaatgagaatttgaaaaagttatttgaaaaatatgaacaatatAAAAGTGAAACTTTACTCGGAAGACATGGTAAAACacctcaaatttatttaatgtacaCCAGATTAGTTGAATATTATCTTCAATTAGAATACAGTATTCGTACGGgtgattttaatttctttatatacattttaccgaaaataaccaatattttcttttcaatgaaCCACCATAATTATGCAAGGTATATGTCTGTTTATTgggataaattaataaatattgaaacaacACATCCTGGATTGCTTAATGAttgtcaaaaaagttttttgggcATTCGCAGAACAATGAAACCGTTTTCAAGAATACCGATTGATTTAACACTTGAACAAACAATCAATGCTGATGCTGCTTCTAAAGCTTCTGGAATTATTAACGTTACAAACTCGTTTTCCGCACGACAAAAATGGTCAATTACTCATTCACTACGTACGAGTGTTATATCAAAAATGATGGAGTTTTGTAATATGAAATCCACCGATGACATAACGAAAGACTTAAAGGAGTCATCCATTAAGAAAGCTACGAAAAACTTAGAAGTATTAATGCAACTAATAAAGCAGTACACCAACCCTTTCTCGTTCGATCTgccaaaaaattatctttacaatATATCGAAAGGTCAGTCCGTTAGCgatgaaatatatcaatttttatcatcagTTGAAATAGAGGGTGAAAAACAGCATCAGAATTTCATTACTGAGACTCGGATAACACCAGATAGGTTTGATGGAGccattagtaaaaataaaattattaattttgattacaaGAATAcgaaaaaagtcaaaattaatggaaaagtcaaagaaattaaaatgcAAAGAGATGTTTTTGGCCGTTTACTTTATGCAtcagtagaaaataaaattgatatagaaaaaGCATTAAGTTATCCTCTAGCTCCTGTTCCTTTTTCACTCTGTCATACTAATGGATCGATATGCAAGACCCCTAAATCTGTGATTATTAATGAATTACTAGAATATCAAACCGAAATTGAAAATCCTCCAGAAGCAGACATTCACTTAATTGatggattttatttattacatacgCTGAAAAACGTTCCAAACAGATATGGTAAAATCTCGAAACATATATTACAAATActtacatataataaaaaagaagtacatATTATATTTGACAAGTACAAAAAACACAGTATCAAAGATTTTGAACATGATCTGAGAGGTGAAGAGGATACACAGTATGACGTCATACGTAGAGACAATAATCGTCCTGCGGATTTCTGCAAATTATTGAGGAGTAGcaactttaaagaaaaatttgtcgaatttttaattgaagattGGACAAGAGATGAATTTTTTACCTTGATTGAAGGGAAGACTGTTAAACTTAATTATGATCAATGTTACACTTATGAGGTGTCtagtgataataaaataaaaagaattattgattataatctTTCTTGTTATCATGAAGAAGCTGACACCAAAATTGTGTACCATGTTTGTCAATTTAATCGTAACTATCGTGTGCAGATACATTGTATAGATTCTGATATACCAATAATAATGTTGGCTaatttcaagtatttaaaagatgaaatacaagtaataattaatttaagcacaaataaaaaaaaatgtacctgaacataaatgaaatttatgccAAGCTTGGAGATCAATTATCGTGTTCATTTGCTATATGCCATATTTTTACAGGAAATGATTACAATCCCGCTTTTTTCCGTAAAGGAAAAAAAGACCtttcagtatttttaagaaaaataaaaattttcaagagGCTTTTATTCAACTCCTACGAAGTGATCATACAGTATTAACAACGTCAAATGAAATAGTTCGAATTATTGAAGAGTATGTATGTAGAGTGTACtcattaaaaaccaaaaatgataTCAACAGAGGACGGTATGAACTATTTGAAAAAGGCTATAGATCAAAAGGTGGAAgtgaaaaagtattaaaaaaaaaatattataggatATGATCCTTCCAGTTTGCCACCAACAAAACAAGAATTGTTGCAACAAATTAAAAGAACGGTATTCATCAGCAATGTATGGTGTAATGCACACATGCGGTGCCCCACAGATAAAGTACCTGAAAATTATGGATGGACAATAATTGATGGTAAATACGAGTATTATTGGTTTGATGGTCCTCAAAGCCCATCCTTTGAAGAATTATCTTCTCAATTGCAAGGTACcctattaatattattgaaatttggtttttaatttttcggcgacattaattaattttttcatattattacagATTTAGATACCACGGAAGATCAGAATGAAGAAGATACTGATGAAGATGAGGAGAGTGATGCCAGTAGTGAGGATGAATGTTTTTCTGATGAGTcagatgaaaattaattactttttttatataaaaatatctactttttcatgtatgttacataataaagttgatttatttcaataaatatattttcactttacCTCATGTTGCACAtaggaaaaaggaaaattacgATTATTGTAGGACTACGGATGCATACCAGTTTTTTTGTAGGACATTGTTTTATTCGGATAAAAAACACACTAATGTATCACGTGATACTTTTGTCCTAcagttactaataaaaaaaatggtccTGTGGTATGGACAACTTAGGAGTCTAGGACTAGAAAAACGTTCCACGTAATGTGTAGGACAATGTGGgcgttaaattatataattattaactaaccaacaaaaaaaaatcagctggttagtaataatttttcatgaccTCGTAAATAGTACATGTTGCAAAAATGGGACCTCGTTGATCAAACCTAGCATTTTGtaggacaaatattttttcggctaatttagattattattataagaattataaataaaaaaaccagttagtaatgaatttttgataaccactaaatcaacaaattatgttCTCATTACCCCTGTTAGCTACCACTTACGAAATTTTTGTACTAGCTAATGTTGGGCGTCTCGTCAAAATGAAGCTACTGACGAAAAATTAGCTTGTTAGTAATCACTTACGAAAAAGGGCGAGGGATCCCGGTCTAGAAGAGAAGATGACGGTAGAAAACAATTGGGCTAAACTATATGATACAGACAACGCGACAAGAATTGTCCTTTTAAGCGACTTACTTaagtgataataaaaaataaataaattgcgtTATCGAGACTAGGAATTTTTTCGAAGAGGTAGtgcaaatcattcaaaatttcgtGCGGCGTCAAGgacaataattcaataatacaaATACTTCATTAGTAGCAAATTCATgatgaataaaaatagaaagCTGAATTAATATCCCGCAGTTTCTGcaaagcaaattttttaaatactacGCGCCCCAAGTAAGATCATAATCATAAAGTTAGTACTTGCGGTGTACAGAGGATGTACTGGCCATTGGGGTGAGGTATCTTGAACATTGTTATATAGGGTGTTTGCCAGAAACTAGCAAGTCGATCTTTCAATGTGATCCCTAAGGAAATACAGTTGACAACCCAATGTTCCTTCCTAGCTCAACTTACCAATATTTAGGATGCGGTGATTGAAAATCgttttgtaaatttaattgataaatttagtcaaaacatattattttcttattgaaaaaattgttagacCATTTGAGAAGCAGTAATATCAAATGCTACTAAATTTAGAGTTCGAACGCATTGCGTTATGAGTTATTTAACCTAGTAGATGTActgcaactttttttttattattttttattaaatattacacACCCATCGGGCAATTTATTGTATACCATACGGCAGTATTGGCTTTAATAGCAAAAGCTTATTATGTAGAAACAAAGTGGAGTTTCTCCCAATGATCCACGAAATTCATCTACATCTGATTCCAAGttcttctcttttctttttaacGAGAGCTATTTCGTGGAGCATTTCATCAGTTTATAGTTTTCAACTTGCTTCTGCCCAACTCATAATATAGTTGTATCATCAGCAAAACTAGCAGTTCTATTATTTGTCACATGTGTAGAGGAGAAACTACAGGAGCGGAACCAATACACTTTCTTGTGGTACATCAGTTTTAATTGGTTTGAATATGCTTCTGCAAAAAATACGAATTATTCTTCTGATGGTTAACGTTTTTCCTTCAATAACATTATAATACTGATTATGTATATGGTATTTTCCTTCGACTTTTCAGTCTTTTTACTCCGTTTTCTACGATAGCACGGTAGGTGTAATCGATCAAAAACTGCACTGTAAAGATTCGGATTCTTCTTATTAAGCCTATTCCGGTTTCAAATCGGATTGAAAATTTAGTTCTCACATTTTGTGATCTTAACttctcaattaaaaaaattagttcttACATTTTGTGAACTTAATTTCATCTAGTGCCCGCACTGAAATTTACTAACGCCATTTTGCTGCTACTACATTTATACTGAAATTTACgtttgtattataatttattcgCTTCGCATATATCACATGTATGTTTTAAgaagatttaaaatatttaaatggaaatattcatccaaatatattttgaagagAATAATAATATGgaaagaaacaaacaattattaacattttttggtTTCCCTTCAATAATTTGGAATTGGTGATGgaatttgattatattaatCAACTTCAAGTTTTCCAAATTGAgtaactttttcaatttcataaaaactattGATTAAGGATAGAATTTGTGACAGAAGGATTGgtaatgaattattatattatattatattataattaaaatctcCTTGTCCACTTTCATTTCAAAGAAGCAACTAAACTGATGTCCCTCCACGAATTATAGTTTGAGTTGAACAGCTTTTTAGTAAAGTAGAGGCACtcatataaatagataattcttggctacgaaaaaaaaaaattcaaaataagagactcaatattaaatttacatTGATCATCTTAATTAATGTTCTAAAATAAGCCTTTTATTTTCGGTACCTCTTTTTAATAGCCAAGGTGAGTCCTGTTGACCGCTATTGCAACCAAAATTTAACTACATTGGACAGGCGCATACTAATTTGCATTAAGAACTAAAGAACACCTTCACTAACCGGGTCAATAGGAATATAATATCGAATATTTTACTTTACACTGAAGAggaatataatcaatttttttctcaaaaacacaaaaatcttCTGATTCGAGGTATTTCAATGTATTTAGTTATATAtcattctattttttgtttgtgaaattttacatgaaaaaatttggaatattcgatattatttacgttataagtttttacaataaatatttctacttaACTATGTGATCTATTTACATTAATATAtagatttatataaatttctctattaaaaatattataaatatactcTCTTAAGtaggaaacaaaaataatagtttaaaacTTATGACTAAGGCGTTTCTAGGTGCTGATAAAATGTGTGTGACCATATTGAGATCTGGTCCgtaatgttttgatttttttaaatttaatgctgattttacaaaataactttACTGTAGTTTACTTGACCATATATATGTATgtcttttgaaatataattaccACCAAATACAGTCATTTGTTCTCAATTTAATTGCACATAACAAAGCAATTGGATACAGATCAGTCTCTATTCagatataaaaatgttaatttgttcATTATAGAATTTCGAATTTGTATTTATATGGAATATTCACTGCTTTTTTGAATATCCTGAGAAGTAGTTTAGTTTATAGAAGTTActagtttttaaaattaaatttactttatatctcaatattattaaaacgaATGAATGAAAACAATGATAAGTTGGTTTTTTACTTGACAAACGCAAAAAGAACGCATGAATTTCAAAGCGGtataatttgctttattttagAAGTTTACTTCAGACAGATAGCGTCCTTTTGTGCAACAGCGACCAAGCGACTTCTGCTTTATAACTGATCCAATTGTGTGAGAAGAGACAACCCAACGAGGTATTTTATTGCGATCAGGTATCGAACCACGTGAGGAAAAGCCGTTGAACAGTAATAACAGTTtcattacttttaaaaaaatgttcaacaCCTAAAATGCATTGCGCCACGGTCCACTGCGCATTTGCTACTAAAACTGGACGCTCTAACCCACAAAACAACTAGCCTGCGCCCCTTCAATCCGCTCCATCCACTCTCATTACTCATCTCAAGCTCATGCGTTCTTTTTGCGCCATCCATTATATGACTATTGAGTAATGATACGACTAATGCTAATTCTAGCAAACTGCAGCTGCTCCTCGACCTGTTGAACATATATAAGTGTGATGACCGTTCCTCCAATTTAGGATGACTAAAAAGCAAACCGTTCAGTGACAGTCGATTGGTATGTGCACTAAAAATGCATTGTTAAAAAAAGTCTCCgagaataaaaagaataaagttTTGAGTATTCCTAACGGTTTAATGAATAGCGTAATATATCCGAAGATAATCTGTCCTCAGAACAAATCTTACAAGAAAAACCTTACAGAAATGGCAAATTATTCAGTGCTGATCAATGTTTGAGCATTCGAGGCTTTATGTGAGAATGTAAGGAAAAAATACCAGATTTAAGGAAGACCAAACCAGATCTGGCCTACtgtcactttatttaatt carries:
- the LOC130449027 gene encoding uncharacterized protein LOC130449027; the encoded protein is MKIKKKPLTDFIDSEVLNKGECDIPKWLNIFWTTALSGVGKESCDRVRRLSSCYSQDSIYSITRGYIKPKKHILLGMTVKSLTGSKKVVEILNRQGYCITYPSILELETSAAYSCTSNNQLCPTSILRTSILSCGVAWDNYDRFVETSSGKNTLHDTVGILYQNIPTEEELNIIERNNASTVFEQNLSINVRDFSGRRKRSFEDDSFEHLQPTKQRRPEFWHSSSSLPEDIQNSDKFQHKYFAWVLSHKLQISDTPMWIGYNAKIFEDTSKIQKVEYLTQINDSPTDPSVVKETMRRSLQIASECQKNFFSVTYDLAMAKIALRIQSAEDEFQKLFINFGSFHIMLSFMKAIGKFISGSGLTNILIDSEILASGSINSFLSGKHFNRCRKIHPLLSLALQILHLEGFLQQHDENLENIQEYLQIFNKEKNEDPQITNENLKKLFEKYEQYKSETLLGRHGKTPQIYLMYTRLVEYYLQLEYSIRTGDFNFFIYILPKITNIFFSMNHHNYARYMSVYWDKLINIETTHPGLLNDCQKSFLGIRRTMKPFSRIPIDLTLEQTINADAASKASGIINVTNSFSARQKWSITHSLRTSVISKMMEFCNMKSTDDITKDLKESSIKKATKNLEVLMQLIKQYTNPFSFDLPKNYLYNISKGQSVSDEIYQFLSSVEIEGEKQHQNFITETRITPDRFDGAISKNKIINFDYKNTKKVKINGKVKEIKMQRDVFGRLLYASVENKIDIEKALSYPLAPVPFSLCHTNGSICKTPKSVIINELLEYQTEIENPPEADIHLIDGFYLLHTLKNVPNRYGKISKHILQILTYNKKEVHIIFDKYKKHSIKDFEHDLRGEEDTQYDVIRRDNNRPADFCKLLRSSNFKEKFVEFLIEDWTRDEFFTLIEGKTVKLNYDQCYTYEVSSDNKIKRIIDYNLSCYHEEADTKIVYHVCQFNRNYRVQIHCIDSDIPIIMLANFKYLKDEIQVIINLSTNKKKCT